Part of the Vicia villosa cultivar HV-30 ecotype Madison, WI unplaced genomic scaffold, Vvil1.0 ctg.001049F_1_1, whole genome shotgun sequence genome, CTTGCTATGTCCCCTTTCCAAAGAGCTATGAGTCACATCAATTGGACATGTAATGAGCAAGATAGAGGCACTCAAAGTCATGCCCTGACTAAGTCATATCTCGGCCAGTAATGTGCGGCCAAACCAAGTCACACGCGTCAGCCACATGCAGCAACCACACACCATGTTCCAGGTCCTTTTGCCCcgtttccaaacttcgtttcgcCAACTTGCCAACATCAAATTTTCTCTATTCCATGTACTCTCCACATTGAGTCCAAAAGTGAATCAATTAATGAACCATAGCCTGAAAGATACTTGGGCAAAGACAGCATCTTGGACAGAATTTTGGCTCGAAACATATTGTATCCACAGCATGCACCACTCATTATCGCCAGCTCACTATTACCTCATCAAGCCATGCACTGTACTGAAACGAAAAGCACGTGAAATACTTACTATGAGCAACACAACCTGTGCATTAAGTTTAGAAATAAGGCTACCATACATGCACCACACAATAAGCCTCCATGTACCTCCGACTATATAAATCAAAAGCTCCTCATAAAATTGACGGGATTCATTCATTCATCATCTCAGTTCCAACGCACTCACTTTCTCTCTCTCCTCACTCTCTCAtcattctcttctctctctcctTCGCTCTCTCCACCCTCAACCACCATAACAAACTTTCTCTCACCCCTCTCTCCACCGTAACAAACTTTTTCTCGTCCCTCTCTCCACCATAGCTCCACTCACTTCCACCACGCCAACCACCATAACAAAGCTCTAACTACTTTCTCCGGCAACCGCAACTTCATCATCTTCGTTATGCTATATATCGAGTCGCTATGGAGATCTGAATCTCGATCGGTACCGATCTGTTGATGTGCTAAGTGTTTAAGTGTTTAAGCTTTGAGTTCATATACTGTAAATACTTAGGAGTAGATTGATGTGCTGGTAAATTTTGTTCATGACAAGATCACTGAAGTATGATTCGGTTTATGTGTTAGAGGAGGAATTAGAGGAAACGGATGGTAGATTAAGAATCTATGCGAAATTTCGGTCAGGAGAACATGAGCCCTTTCGATTTCTGGAATTGTGTGTATAGCTCCGCCGCCTGAtggccggagaagatgaccggagaaGGGATCTCCGGCGTCtttgtttttcctgatttttaTTCCGTCGTGATTACGTGGCGTGTTGTGATTGTTGCTCCTcccattttatttgtttttgtcatCTTCTATATGATTGAATGGTGCGTTGGTGTGCTCTGATTGGTTGAGGCTTGTTCTTGTCATTTTGTGACTTAAACACCAGGTGACTAATTGATGCAAAGTGTGTATGTTACGTTTATCACAATTAATAAACCATATGCTAAATAATTTCACATGCTGATAtaataatgaatgaataaaatGGAAGAGATTAGTGAGTGGAGCGTTGGGCCTTGGTACGTTATGGGCCTTGCCTTATTTCTGAGTTTCACCCCCAAACTGCTAACGCACCACTGTGTTTCTGAATCTGGGCCTGAACGCTGTTACTATCCGCCCCTCCCCTATCAGGCCCAATTTTTCTTGTAAACAATTTTAGTTCATACAAATTCTGCTAACCCACCCCCTGCAGTGTAGCTTAGATTTTCACTTTTAATCTTTGTTTTGCTCTTATTTTTTAGTTCATAATTCCATttttaaatcatataaaaaagCATAAAATCAATATTAGATCTTAGTTCACTCcctaatagtttttcctttagttgattaaaaacatgataaaacctttaatattttgttagattGTTAGGGTAATTTTTGACATTTGAGTTCTTttataaaaacccataaaaaatagtagttttagtttcatttttgtactaatggTTGAGTCATTTTGTGCTATTTCATGGTCATTTTTGCATGATGCTTGTGTGGCTTTATTGCTCTTATTCTTGGctttattttaggcctattttcgTTAATACCTTTtattgctccttttagaatttatcaCATGTTAACactaggatttagacttgtataaacaacttagattagaaataGGATTAGTTCccgtttgcattctttttcttttcaacttttaaaatacttaataaaaaatcgatgaagatcataccgttgctttatttcatggtaggaaagaaatgattgaggcgtaggcctcgatgtatgttctttcctacttagcggagaagaaatgattgaggtgtgaagcctcgatgcatttcttatccgttatttagagaaacgattgtggcgtaggcctcgatgtgcattctctaaatattcacaaacgAACTTCTTTTTATCTCTgttacttagcggaaaagaaatgattgaggtgtgaggcctcgatgtatttcttaaccgctctttggagaaacgattgtggcgtaggcctcgatgcgCGTTCTCTAAatgtgcaaaacaaaactctttttggtatgatctaagtcacaaaattaaaatccccataaaaaacaccaaccaaaaacacttcaaaacacctaataaatggtcagatttaaaacaaagtaaggaagtgatgcgaagccttgtagtgggtcttcgtcatcatggaattacccttaaaagatacaaaccaattctctctctcttcccttttttcttaagggcattgttatctccgctccattgcatcctaggctgtccccttatgcaagagcgcgagcgttaactccgcccaactaaaaaacacaaaaacaaacagaaaatctttagccgagctacggtaactctgattcctgaaaaggatacgtaggcagcggggtagggcccgtgcgagtacaattctttgttttccctacattttgcattcatttcgcatttagacatagacatagctatacaccctttagatagaaacaaacataggtggataccatcgagtacgatgggcgcgaggggtgctaataccttcccctcgcgtaaccgactcccgtaccttgattctctggtcgcaagaccctgttccttcctttcctaggtttcctgatattcctttcccttatgggataaatatattggtggcgactctgttcatttttcgcgagcgtgcgacagctggcgactctgctggggatgttgctagacctattgcgggtccatccttagtgagtcgatcctagcctatccgtttgtttgtttatttactgggtgtgttttgttttgtctatatgttgcgtttatttatttttgcatatcatgtttattttcctgcTGGTACATTTACTTtcccgcattctggactatattatgggtctccGTGAAGGCCACatattttcactgtttgcaggttgggtgggattgtttctatgaggtaaaaggcccaatacccaggccagagttgacacataggatacctaggatagagtggatagtcatgacgccgatgagatgtcaggtcttgtctagtgcgatcatgagacccacgcccagtcgaggtccaaatggggtatcattgttggcatgtagacgcaacaacattggtgcctcaggaggactgataacgctggttgccattttgacctaccctgacctagactacacccgtgagtggggagggatatacatgacaggtaccgttggtgactatttggttccgttggtgactatttggtTCTGTTGTTGACTATTTGGTTCTATTGATGATTATGGTTCTTCTGGTTCTCTGAtctatgtcggacctttgatcctatgATATCTTCTTGCTCAGAATTATTGCCTTGGTCCCTCTATGTCGTGGGGACCCAAtctgcatcattttcatcatagcatgtttaaattttaaaaaaaaaaaaaaaaaagaaaaaagaaagaaaagaaagaaaagaaaaaagttaaTTCTCATTTGCATGTCATTTTTCAGGGTACCCCAAAATATCAATTTCCGTCAAGAATGGATAACAACGTGACCACCAACCGAGAAACTACAAGGCGCACACACACCTATACTTTCCACCGTGAAGGCATGGTTCAGCTGGGGCAGTTGGGTGAATTGGTTATTGGTCATAATGAAACAGTGTTCAGTGACAACTATGGCAACATATTATCTCTTCTGTACTCGCGTGTCGACGAATGGCCCTTatctactcttcttcagttctacGACCCAGATATCCGTTGTTTCACATTTTCAGATTATCAGCTAGCTCCCACTCTCGAAGAGTACTCTTACCTCCTcaacatcaagattcaacacagagTGCCTTTTGTTTGTGTCCCGGAGAAACCTAGGTTGGATTacattgccaacgctctttatttgagctttgGAGATGTTCATGATAACTGGAAGAAGAATGGTGATACTCATGGCTTCTACATGAGTTTCTTGGTTGAAAAAGCTCAAGAATTTGCTGACAAAGGAATATGGGGGGCTTTCAATGCTATTTTGGCCGCTCTGATCTATGGAATTGTGATGTTTCCcaacattcacaagttcgttgattTGGCTGCTATATGTCTTTTTATGGACAAGAATCCAATCCCCACCCTATTGGCTGACACATATTATTCCATTCACTCTCGGCATGGTAAAAGGGGGGCTATTCGAGGTTGCTTGCCGCTGTTGTATAACTGGTTCAAATCTCACTTGCCTGCTAGTGGTCCGTTTGTTACCTCTACTCAGAAATGGTCTCAGAGAATCATGGGACTTACTGCAAATGACATCGTATGGTATCAATTCCGAACAGGCATATCTGAAGTCATTATTAGGTGCGGAAACTTTGGTAACGTCCCGCTCATTGGGACAAGAGGATGTATTAACTATAACCCAGTTCTTGCTCTTCGTCAGTTGGGCTATACCATGAAGAGTGGGCCTTCGGATAGGGAGATTTACCAATCCGTGTACTTTGAAAAGGGAACTGACCCTGTAGCGCTTGAGGAAATCAGGAAGGCCTGGAATAACATTCATATAGGTGAGAGATCCACTCTGGGAGCCAAGAATGCCATTGCTATGGAGCCCTACACCGATTGGGTTAAGGAGAGAGTCAAGACACTTTTGTTACCATTCCCGGAGGTTCCTCTCTTGTATGCACAACCTCCGAAGATATCAGAAACTATGGTATCAAGGGAACGTTTTGACCAGGTCCGCGTCGCCAATTTGAGACtgaaagagaaagatagagaaatGGATTTGAAGCGCTATTTCCTTAAACAGACAAAGAATGAACTGGCCCGTGAACTTAAAACTCTCAAAGGAGAGTCTTCTCAAGCCAGGAAGAGGGTTAGAACTGAAAAGGACGGAAAAGCTGTTGTTGCTCCTATTGAAGACCCTCAAAAGGTTATAGAAAAGACTataaaggaagaaaaagagaagCTCAGACGAGAGTACCAAGAAGACTTGAAAGCCCACAAGCTCCGACTGGAGAAAGAAACCAAATATGAGCTGAGGACCATGAAGAAGAAACTGGAAGAGGAGACCACTCAGAGAATAGCAGTTGAGACccaactgaaaggaagtcacctccgcacCGCCCGACTAGCTAAAGAGAATGTCAAGCTCAGAGATCAAATGATGAGTGAAGCAAATGCGCTTGAGAAGACCTATATCCCAGAATGCAAAGGGTGTGACGAACTTAGGGATTGCTGCAAGAATCTAGACATGCAGTTATTCCGAAAGGATGAAGTGATCCAAAGCCTTGTCAAAGGAAGAGATCGGGAGGCGACTAAGAAGCTGTTTGACGAAACAAAGAAGTGGAGTGACGCCcatttcagacaaggaggacctttGTTCTACACTGAGATGAAGTgatatttgaatttgtttgtagatcaccaccagatttgttggatggggtctctaATGTTCTTTATCTTGAAACATTGTTATTTGTGTATGAACCTACTCGCCTTAGGGAGCTATTATGAATAAAATGAATTGCTTTCCGTTTTCACTTGATATCTCTCTTGTCACGTTGTTATTTGTTCTTGACTATCAATCTTACTTTGGATACCCTGAAAATGACACAACACCtcatatgcacacatgcacaCATACATTCACATtgtcacattgcatttttcaggttgTTATACAAGacactaattggggtcccttacagaacagatttcttttccgacgacgaagttgactttcttacatccttaccgcaccaggagcaacgagagaatcatggatcagtttgaacagaatcaagctgccctccgtagggatatggatgttatgggggaaagaatgacccaacttatggagactctccatgtcgttgtccaaggacaagaagagctcagaaagagcgttgctggaTTGATCAAGGATACTCCTACTAACTCTGCTGATGGGGGAGTAAAAACTaaggagattcctgttgagggtaTAGCAaaggtagtggatgaccaccatgaggttattgatcttgaacatgatcttactgctgagttgaccgaaacttctaagatgtaccaagctctcgaagaacgccttaaggccgttgaggttgctaaaacttcgagtttcgacactgctgcttTGAGCTTGGTACCTGGAATTGTTATTccaccgaagttcaaggtgccagattttgataagtacaagggagttacttGCCCAGAAACTCACATTCGTTcttactgtcgtaagatggccgctcacgccgagaacgaacctctgcttatgcatttcttccaggacagtctcacaggagctccgttggagtggtatatgaaacttgagagggtcaatgtcagtacttggggaggacttgttgatgccttcttgaaacaataccactacaatactgctatggctccgaGCCGCGCTcaactgcaaaatatgtcacaaaagtctgaagaatctttcaaagaatacgcccagaggtggcgtgaacttgctgctcgagttcaacctcctcttctcaaccgagaattgattgatctgtttatgggtactCTAAAAGGGCCGtaccttcagcacatggttagtaatacttctccatccttctcagatgtggtcatcattggtgaacgggttgagaactgtgtaaaagctggtaccattcagggtgttactagtcctagcaactcaagtggtaatggtaagaagtcGTAtgctgggtttgtgaagaagaaagaaggtgaaaccAGTACTGCTTCAGTTGACCAAGGTCGAACTCCAGTAtactctgctgttccacctccttactaCCCGATGCCATATGTTGTTCCCAATCCGTATGCCCCTCAAGCATACGCTGCTGcatttccacaaccatggatggcaccccaacagcctttcgtaccacaaccacaagttgctgctcctcagaaccgtcaacagaatcctaggcctcaaggtcaaagagcaCCACAAAGGCAGAGATACCCTGATAGGCTTATAGATCCGATTCCGATGCCGTATGCCCAGCTCCTTCCCCAATTACTTGCTGGTCAGTTGGTGCAACTCCGTGAAATGGGCCCTCCGCCTAGTCCTCTTCCTCCAGGATATGATGCTAATGCTTGTTGTGAATTCCACTCAGGCGCTCCAGGCCATACGATTGAAAAGTGTAAAGCGTTAAAATACaaagtccaggatcttctcgatgacaagctcatctcgttcactcctactggtcctaatgtgcagaataatcctatgcctcctcatgctggtgcgaccaatgctattgagttatgtgatgatcagatcctggtaaatgatgttaatgaggttaggatgccgctagcagttgtcagagaatatcttatgcaacaaaaggttttgtgtgaactacatgactactgtttgcaatgttcttccaaccctgaggaatgcactaggttgaaagaagaaatccagaaactaatggatgaaggtgtccTTAGAGTGGAAAAAATTATTCCTGATGACGAAGTGGCTATTCTAGAGATCCCTTATTCTCCTGCTGATACGACGAAAGCCCAAAGTACTCCTTTGATCATCCATACTCCaagtactcccttggtcattcaggctccgagtactcccttggccattcaggctccgagaactccgttggttattcaggttccagatGCCCCTCTGACCCCTTCAACCTCATCTCTCGTTCCCTCTCCTGTGAGTAATtccaaggctgttccttggagttataatgctgtgtatattcgaggaaagaaatatgattgtcctccagtgggtaattcgagcatcaccaatattactggcactagtggcattacccgtagtggtcggatctttgctgcccctcctccacttCCTAAAGAAACCAACAAGGATGCTAGTGCGCAAGCAAAGGGGAAGCAAGTTGCTGTCGaccctcctgtaacacgtaatgcacaagatgccgagcaactcttgaggatcattaagaaaagtgattacaaagtgattgatcaACTCGATCAAACTCAAGCTAAGATCTCTATCTTGTCCCTTTTGGTGCACTCAgaagctcaccgtgatgctctTATGAaggttctggcttccgctcacgtaactcaagacattactgtgcctcaatttgaaggggttgtgaccaacattgctgctggtaactgTTTGGGTTTTTGTGATGAGGAACTTCCACccgagggtagagcacacaacaaagcattgcatatctccgtcaagtgtctggatgctgtgttgtctcgagttctgattgatacaggttcttctcttaacgtgatgcccaaggccactttgtttaagctgagtatggatgggattatgatgagaccatgcactatgagtgttagagcatttgatggttctagaaggtccgtagaaggagaaattgatctgccagttttgattggtcctcacatgttctacattgccttctatgttatggatataaacccttcgtacacttgcctcttgggtcgtccttggattcatgctgctggagctgtgacatctactCTCCATCAGtgcttgaaatttgttgtgaacgacaagattgttgtgatcactggtgaagaggatttgatagtcaataatctggcatcataccgttatgttgaagtggagggagagatacaagagacaccttttcaagccttagagattgtgtcagttgataaactccccgtgactgagaataagaaggaactcggagcacccctctcgtctttaaatgatgctaaggccttcttagaaactggtactccccatagtgcctggggcaagctgattgatgtccatgagaagcgagacaagtatggccttgggtatcaaccatcttcgtctactcagctcagcataattcccggaaagaaggtgattccccccatttctcaagtgttcgtcagtgcaagcaccaattctggaagtcaggttctcgccgtggatgatgatgacgaagaagatctctccagattcatttgccatgctgcgcctggacaggaactcaacaattggactatcttggacatccccagagtcacttttatggagatgtaattttcttgtttcgataagtcatatgcttcgccctaagcattttgaccacttgtataaagaagggcccccatgttgtttcaatttgtttaatattgaatgaaaatcacatCTTCGCATGCAactactgttccatttctttcatttttgttttttactttaaaaactttttcaaaaaatggcaaagcttttctttttttctttttatgtgttgcattctaaggcataaatcatccatcgtgcagatccggctcgaattccatcaaaaatgataatgttacagttccacgtcttaatatccttgagaatccaattgaccaagctgatgaggataatggggaagattgtgaagtccctgaggaattggcaagacttttgagacaagaggagaaatctattcagccacatcaagaagccatagaaatcatcaacctcggttcagaagaagcaaagagagaagtcaagataggggctgctttGCAAAGTGacgtaaagagaaggttgattgagctgcttcgagagtatgttgacatcttcgcctggtcatacgaagacatgcctggtttagacacggatatagttatgcacaggctacctctcaaaccagaatgtccgcctgtaaagcaaaaaccacgaagaactcgacctgatatggctttgaaaatcaaggaagaagttgaaaaacagttgaaggctggtttcttatctgtgtgtgagtatcctccttggattgcaaacatagtacctgttcctaagaaggacggaaaggtacgcatgtgtgttgactaccgagatttgaatagggcaagtccgaaggatgatttccctctgcctcatattgatgtgttagtcgacaatactgctcagtattcggtattctcattcatggatgggttttctggctataatcaaataaagatggctcctgaagacatgaccaagaccacttttacgactccgtggggtacgtattgttataaggtgatgccttttggtcttaagaatgctggtgcaacatatcaacgagcactggtgactctcttccatgacatgatccataaagagattgaggtgtacgtcgatgatatgattgcaaaatcccaaactgaggaggaacacttggtatatcttgagaaattgtttgctcgtttgcgaaaattcaagttgaggcttaatccaaacaagtgcacttttggagtgcgatcaggaaagttacttggattcattgtgagtcaacgagggattgaggtcgaccctgataaagtaagagcaatacagaacatgccagcaccgaaggttgaaaaagaagttcgagggttccttgggagattgaattatatagccaggttcatttctcatctcactgacacttgtgaacccatctttaagttgctgcgtaagaatcaagatatccgctgggatgatcattgtcaagaagccttcgaaaagatcaaacagtatctccaagagccacctattcttatgcctccggttcctgggaggccgcttcttatgtacttaactgtgcttgaaggatctatggggtgtgtgttgggccagcatgacgagtctggtcgaaaagagtgcgccatttattacctaagcaaaaagtttaccgattgtgaatcccgttactcactactcgagaaaacttgctgtgctttggtatgggctgctcgccgactgaggcagtatatgttgacccacaccactctattgatctccaaaatggacccgataaagtacatctttgaaaaaccggcccttacaggaagactagcccggtggaaaatgcttttatcagaatatgatatccagtatgtcacacagaaggccatcaaaggaagtgtccttgcagatcatcttgctcatcagccattagaagagtatcaatcaatgaagtttgactttcctgatgaagatatcatgaaactagatgataatgaaggacccgaaccaggagagcgatggactctcacgttcgatggtgcatcaaatgctatgggccatggtattggggcagttttgacttctccccgtcaaactcacatccctttcacagctagaatatgctttgattgcacaaacaatgtcgcagaatacgaagcttgcataatgggtctcgaagcagccattgatatgagaatcaagatccttgaggtttatggggattctgccctggttatacatcaagtaagaggtgattgggaaacacgacaccccaatttagttccttatagggactatatcttggagttgttgcccgctttcgaggaaatcactttcaatcacatcccccgagaggaaaatcaattggcagatgctttggctactttggcggctatgttcagagttagctcccctaaagaaatgccggacataacgatcctccgttacaaagaaccTGCACATGCATTCCCTGCCCACtgcctcactactgaagatgtgtatgatgaaaagccatggtattacgacatcaagaggtatgttgagaagcaagagtatcccgaagatgctacgattggtgataagcgaacgcttcgaaggttagcatccaaattcttcttgtcaggagacgtcctgtacaaaagaaactatgattcagttttgctcaggtGCGtagatagacacgaagcagaattgatcatgcgggaaattcatgaaggatcttttggaactcattccagtggacattctatggccaaaaagatcttgcgagcaggatattattggatgacgattgaaagtgattgttatgtgtatgtgaagaaatgtcacaaatgtcaagtgtacgctgacagaattcatgttcctccgactcctctgaatgtcctgacatcgccttggccctttgctatgtggggcatatacatgattggacgaattgagccacaagcttcaaatgggcacagatttattcttgttgctatcgactacttcaccaaatgggttgaagc contains:
- the LOC131632906 gene encoding uncharacterized protein LOC131632906, with the translated sequence MDNNVTTNRETTRRTHTYTFHREGMVQLGQLGELVIGHNETVFSDNYGNILSLLYSRVDEWPLSTLLQFYDPDIRCFTFSDYQLAPTLEEYSYLLNIKIQHRVPFVCVPEKPRLDYIANALYLSFGDVHDNWKKNGDTHGFYMSFLVEKAQEFADKGIWGAFNAILAALIYGIVMFPNIHKFVDLAAICLFMDKNPIPTLLADTYYSIHSRHGKRGAIRGCLPLLYNWFKSHLPASGPFVTSTQKWSQRIMGLTANDIVWYQFRTGISEVIIRCGNFGNVPLIGTRGCINYNPVLALRQLGYTMKSGPSDREIYQSVYFEKGTDPVALEEIRKAWNNIHIGERSTLGAKNAIAMEPYTDWVKERVKTLLLPFPEVPLLYAQPPKISETMVSRERFDQVRVANLRLKEKDREMDLKRYFLKQTKNELARELKTLKGESSQARKRVRTEKDGKAVVAPIEDPQKVIEKTIKEEKEKLRREYQEDLKAHKLRLEKETKYELRTMKKKLEEETTQRIAVETQLKGSHLRTARLAKENVKLRDQMMSEANALEKTYIPECKGCDELRDCCKNLDMQLFRKDEVIQSLVKGRDREATKKLFDETKKWSDAHFRQGGPLFYTEMK